The following proteins are encoded in a genomic region of Gossypium hirsutum isolate 1008001.06 chromosome D05, Gossypium_hirsutum_v2.1, whole genome shotgun sequence:
- the LOC107906085 gene encoding telomere repeat-binding factor 4, which translates to MGNQKQKWTAEEEEALLAGITKHGPGKWKNILKDPEFAPFLTHRSNIDLKDKWRNLSVSTSTQGARDKSRAPKVKAIVASLPNTPNSSAPVASRAHNVTSGTVVGDSSNNGIDGKNAPRYNTMIFEALSTIKDTNGCDISAIVSYIEQRHEVPPNFRRLLSSRLRRLVSQGKLEKVQNCYKIREDTLMGTETPTPKQKDVRLRQNSGAIGSGETVEEAAITTAYKVAEAENKSFLAAEAVKEAERVSKMAEDTDSMLQLVKEIYEQCSRGETVILV; encoded by the exons ATGGGAAACCAGAAACAAAAGTGGACGGCGGAGGAAGAGGAGGCGCTTCTGGCCGGAATCACCAAACACGGTCCTGGAAAGTGGAAGAACATCCTTAAAGATCCCGAATTTGCCCCTTTCCTCACTCACCGCTCCAACATTGACCTCAAg GATAAATGGCGGAATTTGAGTGTCAGTACTTCTACTCAAGGTGCCAGAGACAAATCAAGAGCACCCAAGGTAAAAGCCATTGTTGCTTCCCTTCCCAACACTCCCAATTCTTCTGCTCCAGTTGCGTCGCGTGCTCACAATGTAACTTCTGGTACTGTTGTGGGTGATTCTTCAAACAACGGTATAGACGGGAAGAATGCTCCTAG GTATAACACAATGATTTTTGAAGCCCTTTCAACCATTAAAGATACAAATGGATGTGATATAAGTGCAATTGTAAGCTACATTGAG CAAAGGCATGAAGTTCCACCAAATTTTAGAAGGTTACTAAGTTCAAGGCTGAGAAGACTTGTTTCACAAGGCAAACTGGAAAAG GTACAAAATTGCTACAAGATCAGAGAAGATACCTTGATGGGAACAGAAACACCTACCCCTAAACAAAAAGACGTACGCCTACGGCAGAATTCTGGTGCAATAGGTTCTGGTGAAACAGTAGAAGAAGCAGCCATCACAACAGCCTATAAAGTTGCTGAAGCTGAAAATAAATCGTTTTTAGCCGCTGAGGCCGTGAAGGAGGCAGAAAGAGtctccaaaatggctgaagatACCGATTCAATGCTTCAGCTAGTGAAAGAAATCTATGAACAAT GTTCACGAGGGGAAACTGTTATTTTGGTTTGA
- the LOC107906086 gene encoding glycylpeptide N-tetradecanoyltransferase 1 isoform X1 yields MVDSNKSSGPPEETPSHNPNGNVPSESDLALDEITEKVQESLGLEKRHKFWESQPVGQFKDLGDTSLPEDPIEAPTPLSEVKQEPYNLPTMYEWITCDIDSDEMCTKVYNLLANNYVEDDENMFRFNYSKEFLRWALRPPGYFKSWHIGVRVKSSKKLVAFITGVPARIRVRDEIVTMAEVNFLCVHKKLRSKRLAPVMIKEVTRRVHLENIWQAAYTAGIIIPTPITSCQYWHRSLNPKKLIEVGFSRLGPRMTMSRTIKLYKLPESTVTPGFRKMGLHDVPAVTHILRNYLSRFVVAPDFSEHDVEHWLLPTEGVIDSYVAESSKTHEITDFCSFYTLPSSILGNKNHSTLKAAYSYYNVCTKTPLLQLMNDALIVAKQKEFDVFNALDVMNNDTFLKELKFGPGDGSLHYYLYNYRIRHTLKPSELGLVLL; encoded by the coding sequence ATGGTTGATAGCAACAAATCTTCTGGTCCACCTGAAGAAACCCCAAGCCATAATCCCAATGGAAATGTACCTTCAGAAAGTGACCTTGCACTCGATGAGATAACTGAGAAAGTTCAAGAGTCCCTTGGCCTCGAAAAGAGACACAAGTTTTGGGAATCCCAGCCTGTTGGGCAATTCAAAGACTTGGGAGACACTAGTTTGCCTGAGGACCCTATTGAAGCTCCCACTCCTTTATCGGAAGTCAAGCAGGAACCGTACAATCTTCCAACCATGTATGAATggattacatgtgatattgactCGGACGAAATGTGCACCAAGGTTTATAACCTTCTGGCAAATAACTATGTGGAGGATGATGAGAATATGTTTAGGTTTAATTACTCGAAGGAGTTTCTACGCTGGGCCCTTCGTCCCCCTGGTTATTTTAAGAGCTGGCATATTGGCGTCCGTGTTAAAAGTTCCAAGAAGTTAGTTGCTTTCATTACAGGTGTTCCGGCAAGAATCCGGGTTCGAGATGAAATTGTTACCATGGCAGAGGTTAATTTTCTGTGTGTTCATAAGAAGCTCAGGTCAAAAAGGCTTGCTCCTGTTATGATTAAAGAGGTGACAAGGAGGGTTCACTTGGAGAATATCTGGCAAGCAGCATACACTGCTGGAATCATTATTCCAACACCGATAACTTCTTGTCAATATTGGCATAGATCCTTGAATCCAAAGAAGTTGATTGAAGTTGGGTTTTCTAGACTTGGTCCAAGGATGACAATGAGTCggacaattaagctttacaagtTACCTGAATCAACAGTCACTCCTGGGTTCAGGAAAATGGGGCTACATGATGTTCCTGCAGTCACACACATTCTCAGGAATTATTTGAGTCGGTTTGTGGTTGCACCTGATTTCAGTGAACATGATGTCGAACATTGGCTTCTTCCTACTGAGGGTGTTATTGATAGTTACGTTGCTGAAAGCTCCAAAACCCATGAGATCACTGATTTCTGCAGTTTCTACACGCTTCCCTCATCTATCCTAGGAAACAAGAATCATTCGACTCTGAAGGCAGCATATTCGTATTATAATGTATGTACAAAGACCCCTCTGCTTCAATTGATGAACGATGCTCTTATTGTGGCAAAACAGAAGGAATTTGACGTTTTCAATGCATTGGATGTCATGAATAATGATACCTTTTTGAAGGAACTGAAATTTGGGCCAGGTGATGGAAGCCTTCACTATTATCTTTACAACTATAGGATACGGCATACACTGAAACCATCTGAGCTTGGCCTTGTACTTCTTTAG
- the LOC107906087 gene encoding uncharacterized protein, translating into MWQMFGGIVATGENAWALSSGVLPSGVPMGDDAPNEGFGDSDEHSNENEGIPPDEVPSNPSHEIPNRRKQTLGAVHGKGKKSSSSRKSSRNTLTTQIEKLCESMASPMKSVNEIIFPHSQYTISNAMDALRALGDEIPKRDELYYFATKMFQISVKREMFLNLDPDDRVWWLRREYAEQNPIASFSSLVATSSFPFQPYHQPPPPSAP; encoded by the coding sequence atgtgGCAAATGTTTGGTGGCATTGTAGCCACCGGAGAGAACGCATGGGCACTTTCGTCTGGTGTTCTTCCAAGTGGGGTTCCTATGGGAGATGATGCACCTAATGAGGGATTTGGTGATTCAGATGAACATAGTAACGAGAATGAAGGTATTCCCCCTGATGAGGTACCATCAAACCCTTCTCATGAAATCCCTAATCGAAGAAAGCAAACACTTGGGGCTGTACACGGTAagggaaaaaaatcaagttcaagtagaaaatcatcaagaaatacattaactactcagattgagaaattgtgtgagagtatggctagtccaatgaagtcagtgaatgaaattatttttcctcactctcaatatactatttcaaatgcaatggatgctttgcgtgctttgggagatgaaattccaaaaaGAGATGAATTGTACTATTTTGCCACCAAAATGTTCCAAATATCGGTGAAAcgagaaatgtttttgaacttagatccagatgatagggtttggtggcttcgacgtgagtatgctgaacaaaatccaattgcatcattttcatccttgGTAGCAACATCCTCATTTCCCTTCCAACCATACCATCAACCACCTCCACCATCAGCTCCTTAG
- the LOC107906086 gene encoding glycylpeptide N-tetradecanoyltransferase 1 isoform X2, whose translation MVDSNKSSGPPEETPSHNPNGNVPSESDLALDEITEKVQESLGLEKRHKFWESQPVGQFKDLGDTSLPEDPIEAPTPLSEVKQEPYNLPTMYEWITCDIDSDEMCTKVYNLLANNYVEDDENMFRFNYSKEFLRWALRPPGYFKSWHIGVRVKSSKKLVAFITGVPARIRVRDEIVTMAEVNFLCVHKKLRSKRLAPVMIKEVTRRVHLENIWQAAYTAGIIIPTPITSCQYWHRSLNPKKLIEVGFSRLGPRMTMSRTIKLYKLPESTVTPGFRKMGLHDVPAVTHILRNYLSRFVVAPDFSEHDVEHWLLPTEGVIDSYVAESSKTHEITDFCSFYTLPSSILGNKNHSTLKAAYSYYNELKFGPGDGSLHYYLYNYRIRHTLKPSELGLVLL comes from the exons ATGGTTGATAGCAACAAATCTTCTGGTCCACCTGAAGAAACCCCAAGCCATAATCCCAATGGAAATGTACCTTCAGAAAGTGACCTTGCACTCGATGAGATAACTGAGAAAGTTCAAGAGTCCCTTGGCCTCGAAAAGAGACACAAGTTTTGGGAATCCCAGCCTGTTGGGCAATTCAAAGACTTGGGAGACACTAGTTTGCCTGAGGACCCTATTGAAGCTCCCACTCCTTTATCGGAAGTCAAGCAGGAACCGTACAATCTTCCAACCATGTATGAATggattacatgtgatattgactCGGACGAAATGTGCACCAAGGTTTATAACCTTCTGGCAAATAACTATGTGGAGGATGATGAGAATATGTTTAGGTTTAATTACTCGAAGGAGTTTCTACGCTGGGCCCTTCGTCCCCCTGGTTATTTTAAGAGCTGGCATATTGGCGTCCGTGTTAAAAGTTCCAAGAAGTTAGTTGCTTTCATTACAGGTGTTCCGGCAAGAATCCGGGTTCGAGATGAAATTGTTACCATGGCAGAGGTTAATTTTCTGTGTGTTCATAAGAAGCTCAGGTCAAAAAGGCTTGCTCCTGTTATGATTAAAGAGGTGACAAGGAGGGTTCACTTGGAGAATATCTGGCAAGCAGCATACACTGCTGGAATCATTATTCCAACACCGATAACTTCTTGTCAATATTGGCATAGATCCTTGAATCCAAAGAAGTTGATTGAAGTTGGGTTTTCTAGACTTGGTCCAAGGATGACAATGAGTCggacaattaagctttacaagtTACCTGAATCAACAGTCACTCCTGGGTTCAGGAAAATGGGGCTACATGATGTTCCTGCAGTCACACACATTCTCAGGAATTATTTGAGTCGGTTTGTGGTTGCACCTGATTTCAGTGAACATGATGTCGAACATTGGCTTCTTCCTACTGAGGGTGTTATTGATAGTTACGTTGCTGAAAGCTCCAAAACCCATGAGATCACTGATTTCTGCAGTTTCTACACGCTTCCCTCATCTATCCTAGGAAACAAGAATCATTCGACTCTGAAGGCAGCATATTCGTATTATAAT GAACTGAAATTTGGGCCAGGTGATGGAAGCCTTCACTATTATCTTTACAACTATAGGATACGGCATACACTGAAACCATCTGAGCTTGGCCTTGTACTTCTTTAG